One Desulfurellaceae bacterium genomic window, ATGAAGGTCTTGTGGACCCAGCCGGAAGCCGCCTATGAGGGCGATCTGGTCCGTTTTCCGGCCGTCCGCTGTGAGCCGAAACCCGCTCAGCCCGGCGGGCCGCCGGTCCTGCTCGGCGCCCACGGCCCAAAGGCATTGGAACGGGTGGCGCGCAGCTATGACGGCTGGTTTCCGCTGGTCCAGAGTCCCGACGCTTTTGACAGGCAGATGACAAGCCTGCGCCAGCTGACCACAGAGGCGGGCCGTGACCCGGACGGCTTACACATCACGATCATCGTCGATCCGGGAGAGAACGGTCCCTCAGAAGACGAACTCAAGCGCTACCGGGACGCCGGAGCGCAGGGTGTCGTGACCTTCTCCCAGCAGATGGGCACCGAGATTGCGGATGGCGGGGCCATGACCTGGATTGACCGGGTGCTGCCCACGGTCGAGCGGGCGCAGCGGGTGTAGGCACCTGCCATGGCGCATTGACGCGTGTACGCCCGCATCCGTCCGCGACTCGGGAGCCTGAAGATATCCTCCCCCAACGCGAAATCGGCCATGGGATTGAGCGCCGGGCAAGCCGAGAATTGTTGGAGCCGGCATACTGCGGACGGTGCTTGCTTCGCTCGACATGTCTCGACTGTCTTCATCCCGGCGTGGTGTTGCTTGGAGAGTG contains:
- a CDS encoding LLM class F420-dependent oxidoreductase; the encoded protein is MEVGVLVTATAQSGDLAEVARRVEAEGFDSLWIPEHPVIPVGHQTPFPGAADGQLPEHYNRWADPFIALTVAATVTTKVKLGTGICLLPEREPLVTAKTIASLDLYSGGRVVIGAGAGWLREETEVLGTEFRLRWKRMRETVEAMKVLWTQPEAAYEGDLVRFPAVRCEPKPAQPGGPPVLLGAHGPKALERVARSYDGWFPLVQSPDAFDRQMTSLRQLTTEAGRDPDGLHITIIVDPGENGPSEDELKRYRDAGAQGVVTFSQQMGTEIADGGAMTWIDRVLPTVERAQRV